In one Vulgatibacter incomptus genomic region, the following are encoded:
- the glnD gene encoding [protein-PII] uridylyltransferase — protein MTPSLSIGLPDLADPASRAEAFRAYVEAMRGELRERHEAGAKGREIVRATSRLLSKAIAGLFEELHREAGSPEGMALAAVGGFGRMELAPYSDVDLLLVHDGLPEPVVQQVAEPLFRILWDARLEVGASVRTPDECVEAAAADHTVRTALLDCRRLAGDPGTYARFEGRVLRDLPPGQVDALVVAKTAELRRRRERFGGSVHLLEPNVKQSPGALRDLQAALWMARARFKAGGLSDLLSLGVMPQLEVERLKEARDFLWRVRNQLHYLAGRKEDHLTFHWQEQVATALGYRTKEPEGLAVEQFMRDYYLAASAIRRLADELAERCAPASAAPAAPTEWMAGPGLKVWKGKLTFDDPDALARDPSLFVRLFTTSEKLGVDIYGFARDRIRDEAARIDDAIRTDPAVCKALKEALAKLGTGEWLRQMHREGVLGALVPEFGRVTAKHQHDLYHVYTVDVHTVFAMQKLARLRAGELLDEEPELSLAAREIQRPLALSLGVLFHDAGKGMGGSHSEKGAELVRRFCARVGVSPAEADDAEFLVREHLAMSHVSQRRDLSDPELIADFAGRMGGRDRLDMLYVLTFVDTFSVGPGTWTSWKGRLLTELHQKTAAALQGKAVDAGRASAQREALLARDIDAARADAFLARMPRRYFAFADPADALRSMRVLELAAHRGLATAVRDTDQHTTVTLAAADRPGLLASIAGVFTAHRLDILSADVFSTSDGKALDVFVVRGPGGGKVERSRWRRARRDLVRVLGGELSGDDLVRKALEPSGLPPRHVPAVPTKVKVDDRSSRRFTVVDVFAADRRGLLHALTSALRTASLTIAVARIATEGNRAIDSFYVCDAEGRKLQGGVRIAELETLLRSAADAGR, from the coding sequence ATGACTCCGTCCCTCTCGATCGGCCTACCCGACCTCGCCGACCCCGCGTCCCGCGCCGAAGCCTTCCGCGCCTACGTGGAGGCGATGAGAGGCGAGCTGCGCGAGCGGCACGAGGCCGGCGCCAAGGGGCGGGAGATCGTCCGGGCCACCTCGCGGCTCCTCTCCAAGGCGATCGCCGGGCTCTTCGAGGAGCTCCATCGCGAGGCAGGCTCGCCCGAGGGCATGGCGCTGGCCGCGGTCGGCGGCTTCGGCCGGATGGAGCTCGCACCCTACTCGGACGTGGACCTTCTCCTCGTGCACGACGGCCTGCCCGAGCCCGTCGTGCAGCAGGTGGCCGAGCCGCTCTTCCGCATCCTCTGGGACGCGCGCCTCGAGGTCGGCGCCTCGGTCCGTACCCCGGACGAGTGCGTCGAGGCGGCGGCCGCCGATCACACCGTGCGTACGGCGCTCCTCGACTGCCGTCGCCTCGCGGGCGATCCCGGGACCTACGCCCGCTTCGAGGGCAGGGTGCTCCGGGACCTGCCGCCGGGGCAGGTCGACGCGCTCGTGGTAGCGAAGACCGCCGAGCTGAGGCGGCGCCGCGAGCGCTTCGGCGGCTCGGTCCACCTCCTCGAGCCCAACGTCAAGCAATCGCCTGGCGCCCTGCGCGATCTCCAGGCGGCCCTCTGGATGGCCCGCGCCCGCTTCAAGGCGGGAGGGCTCTCGGACCTCCTCTCACTCGGTGTGATGCCCCAGCTCGAGGTCGAGCGCCTCAAGGAGGCCCGGGACTTCCTCTGGCGGGTCCGGAACCAGCTCCACTACCTGGCGGGGCGCAAGGAGGATCACCTCACCTTCCACTGGCAGGAGCAGGTTGCCACCGCGCTGGGCTATCGCACCAAGGAGCCGGAGGGCCTCGCGGTCGAGCAGTTCATGCGGGACTACTACCTGGCCGCTTCCGCGATCCGGCGCCTGGCGGACGAGCTCGCCGAGCGCTGCGCCCCTGCGAGCGCCGCGCCCGCCGCGCCGACCGAGTGGATGGCGGGGCCGGGCCTGAAGGTCTGGAAGGGAAAGCTCACCTTCGACGACCCCGACGCCCTCGCCCGGGATCCTTCCCTCTTCGTGCGTTTGTTCACCACGAGTGAGAAGCTCGGCGTGGACATCTACGGCTTCGCCCGCGACCGGATCCGGGACGAGGCGGCGCGGATCGACGACGCGATCCGGACCGACCCCGCCGTGTGCAAGGCCCTCAAGGAGGCCCTCGCCAAGCTCGGGACCGGCGAGTGGCTGCGGCAGATGCACCGGGAAGGGGTCCTCGGCGCGCTCGTGCCGGAGTTCGGCAGGGTCACGGCCAAGCACCAGCACGACCTCTACCATGTGTACACGGTCGATGTTCACACCGTGTTCGCCATGCAGAAGCTTGCGCGGCTTCGGGCGGGTGAGCTCCTCGACGAGGAGCCCGAGCTCTCCCTCGCCGCCCGGGAGATCCAGCGGCCCCTCGCGCTCTCGCTCGGCGTGCTCTTCCACGACGCGGGCAAGGGCATGGGCGGGAGCCACAGCGAGAAGGGCGCGGAGCTCGTGCGCCGGTTCTGCGCGAGGGTCGGGGTCTCGCCCGCCGAGGCGGACGACGCCGAGTTCCTCGTTCGCGAGCACCTCGCCATGAGCCACGTCTCGCAGCGGCGCGATCTCTCGGACCCCGAGCTGATCGCGGACTTCGCCGGCCGGATGGGCGGGCGCGACCGTCTCGACATGCTCTACGTGCTCACCTTCGTGGACACGTTCAGCGTCGGGCCCGGCACCTGGACGAGCTGGAAGGGCCGCCTCCTCACCGAGCTCCACCAGAAGACCGCCGCCGCGCTCCAGGGAAAGGCCGTGGACGCAGGACGCGCGTCCGCCCAGCGCGAGGCGCTGCTGGCCCGGGACATCGACGCCGCTCGCGCGGACGCCTTCCTCGCGCGGATGCCGAGGCGCTATTTCGCCTTCGCGGACCCTGCCGACGCGCTCCGCTCCATGCGCGTTCTCGAGCTCGCGGCCCACCGTGGCCTGGCCACCGCCGTCCGCGACACCGATCAGCACACCACCGTCACCCTCGCAGCAGCGGATCGGCCCGGGCTGCTGGCGTCGATCGCGGGCGTTTTCACCGCGCATCGGCTCGACATCCTCAGCGCCGACGTCTTCTCGACCTCCGACGGCAAGGCCCTGGACGTCTTCGTCGTCCGAGGGCCCGGCGGGGGCAAGGTGGAGCGGAGCCGCTGGCGCCGGGCGCGTCGGGATCTCGTGCGGGTGCTCGGGGGCGAGCTCTCGGGCGACGACCTGGTTCGCAAGGCCCTCGAGCCGTCAGGGCTTCCGCCGCGCCACGTTCCCGCGGTGCCGACGAAGGTGAAGGTCGACGACCGATCCTCGCGCCGTTTCACGGTGGTGGACGTCTTCGCCGCCGACCGCCGTGGGCTGCTCCACGCCCTGACCTCGGCGCTGCGCACCGCGTCGCTCACCATCGCGGTGGCCCGCATCGCCACCGAGGGCAACCGCGCCATCGACTCCTTCTACGTCTGCGACGCGGAGGGGCGGAAGCTGCAAGGCGGTGTCCGTATCGCCGAGCTCGAGACCTTGCTCAGGAGCGCGGCCGACGCCGGGCGTTAG
- a CDS encoding ATP-grasp domain-containing protein has translation MIRFGVVTAFEHEDASSRSLLEACRRHGTAVPVDPATLSVSVVDGRTAVCAAGEDSWTFDAFLLLRGIGRNGDADVQLEAYRTLERVGALLINGLEPLLSAQDKLRSSRILGEAGVPTPPVAVVQREADLERVLATLGRAVAKPQWGSLGEGVELLDEGPDGMRRAAGLLQEQGAVFLQAWVDHGGSDIRAFVVDGRIEAAMERIAPIGEFRTNVAVGADGRAIELSARLEEVAVRAARALGLEWAGVDLALGPDGPTVIEVNGSPGWEGIERATGRDMAGAIAAHAARRVSQRALRRAAFVEGG, from the coding sequence GTGATCCGCTTCGGGGTCGTCACCGCTTTCGAACACGAGGACGCCAGCTCGCGCTCGCTGCTCGAGGCCTGCCGGCGCCACGGGACGGCGGTTCCGGTGGACCCGGCCACGCTCTCGGTGTCGGTCGTCGACGGGCGGACCGCGGTCTGCGCCGCGGGCGAGGACTCCTGGACCTTCGACGCCTTCCTCCTCCTCCGCGGGATCGGCCGGAACGGCGACGCCGACGTCCAGCTCGAGGCCTACCGGACCCTGGAGCGGGTTGGGGCGCTGCTCATCAACGGACTCGAACCCCTCCTCTCCGCCCAGGACAAGCTCCGCTCGAGCCGGATCCTCGGCGAGGCCGGCGTTCCCACCCCGCCGGTCGCGGTGGTCCAGCGCGAGGCCGATCTCGAGCGCGTGCTCGCGACCCTCGGCCGGGCGGTGGCCAAGCCCCAGTGGGGATCGCTGGGCGAGGGGGTCGAGCTCCTCGACGAAGGCCCGGACGGCATGCGCCGGGCCGCCGGGCTCCTCCAGGAGCAAGGGGCCGTCTTCCTCCAGGCGTGGGTCGACCACGGCGGCAGCGACATCCGGGCCTTCGTGGTCGACGGGAGGATCGAGGCCGCGATGGAGCGGATCGCGCCGATCGGCGAGTTCCGCACCAACGTCGCGGTCGGGGCCGACGGACGGGCCATCGAGCTCTCCGCGCGCCTCGAGGAGGTGGCCGTTCGCGCCGCTCGCGCGCTCGGCCTCGAATGGGCCGGAGTGGATCTGGCCCTGGGTCCCGACGGTCCCACGGTGATCGAAGTAAACGGGAGCCCGGGCTGGGAGGGGATTGAGCGCGCCACGGGGCGCGACATGGCTGGAGCAATCGCCGCGCATGCGGCACGCCGTGTGTCGCAGCGAGCCCTGCGACGGGCGGCTTTCGTGGAAGGAGGCTAG
- a CDS encoding general stress protein B, with amino-acid sequence MAEERKGGMTVQEAGRKGGRTVARSRGHAFYEEIGRKGGQTVARERGHAFYEEIGRKGGQTVASRKGPGFYSEIGQKGGQRVRELIEEGKKGRAE; translated from the coding sequence ATGGCGGAGGAGAGGAAGGGCGGCATGACCGTGCAGGAGGCAGGCAGGAAGGGAGGCCGCACGGTCGCCCGCTCGCGCGGGCACGCCTTCTACGAGGAGATCGGCCGCAAGGGCGGCCAGACCGTGGCGCGCGAGCGTGGCCATGCCTTCTACGAGGAGATCGGCCGGAAGGGCGGCCAGACGGTCGCGAGCCGCAAGGGGCCGGGGTTCTATTCGGAGATCGGCCAGAAGGGCGGCCAGCGCGTCCGCGAGCTGATCGAGGAAGGCAAGAAGGGGAGGGCCGAGTAG
- a CDS encoding general stress protein B, protein MAEEKKGSKGAMSVAEAGRKGGERVKRERGRAFYEEIGRKGGETVARERGREFYEEIGRKGGETVKAERGASFYEEIGKKGGETVKAERGMPFYEEIGRKGGQKVRELIEEGKRSASKAEPKGEPEK, encoded by the coding sequence ATGGCCGAGGAGAAGAAGGGCAGCAAGGGCGCGATGAGCGTTGCGGAAGCCGGCCGAAAGGGAGGCGAGCGGGTCAAGCGTGAGCGGGGCCGCGCCTTCTATGAGGAGATCGGGCGCAAGGGCGGCGAGACCGTCGCCCGCGAGCGCGGCCGGGAGTTCTACGAGGAGATCGGCAGGAAGGGCGGCGAGACCGTCAAGGCCGAGCGCGGCGCCTCTTTCTACGAAGAGATCGGCAAGAAGGGCGGCGAGACCGTCAAGGCCGAGCGCGGCATGCCCTTCTACGAGGAGATTGGCCGGAAGGGCGGCCAGAAGGTCCGCGAGCTGATCGAGGAGGGGAAGCGATCGGCCAGCAAGGCCGAGCCCAAGGGCGAACCCGAGAAGTAG